GGACACGCTGAAGAAAGTTCGTATTTTCCAGGACTGCGAAGCCGGTCTGCTGATTGAGTTGGTGCTCAAGCTGCAGCCACAAGTCTTCAGTCCTGGCGATTACATCTGCAAGAAGGGGGATATCGGCAGGGAGATGTACATCATCAAGGAGGGGAAGCTGGCCGTGGTGGCCGATGACGGGGTCACTCAGTTCGTGGTGCTCAGCGATGGCGCTTACTTTGGGGAGATCAGCATCTTGGGCATCAAGGGCAGTAAAGCAGGAAACAGGAGAACGGCCAACATCCGCAGCGTAGGTTACTCCGATCTCTTTGCCCTGTCTAAAGACGACCTGATGGAGGCTCTCACCGAGTATCCAGATGCCAAAAAGGCTCTGGAGGAGAAGGGCAAAGCCATCCTGATGAAGGACAACCTGATCGACGAGGCGATCGCCAACGCCGGCGCCGACCCCAAAgacctggaggagaagatcGTCAAACTGCAGGGCAACCTGGATCTCATGCAGGGCAAGTTCGCCCAGCTGATGGCGGAGTTCACCTCCGGCCAGTCCAGGATGAAGCAGAGGGTCACTGAGATGGAGGCCAAAGTTAAATCCATACAACCCGAGGATCTGTCAGAAGTGGTCGCCGACAAGGACAAAAAAGTCCAGTGATGTGAGAGATACACGAGGACTTCATGGAAAACTTTTCATCACGCAAAGTAGAGTCgcttttcaaaggaccatgttTATATCCGTTTATACTGTTTACCATCATTATAATGTGTCAAATTGTGTACAGTGTATGCAgcacatttatttgtgtttgctttgagaatatttatatatcatgtgtatatatatatatacacacacacacaaacacgcatatATATTGTGCATGCAAGAAAAGGCTTTTCATAGCCTTAGAATAAAGAGGAATGTTTTGAACTGCTACATCCATTTGATACGGCCTGTGAAGGTACAAAATGAAACTCAAAATGCAGGTCAGTTTGTTATAATCAGCATACACTGTCAGTTGTAAATTGCAAAGTtacatgtaaataaaaatgttgatatAACATACTGTTGGTGTATAGATCGTCTTCTTGGAAGATAAAGGCGCGGCGAGTGATGATTCTCTTGTGCTTAGAATCCTGTCACGTAACCTGCATTCATGTGATCCGTTTGTACTGTAGAATCGTGGCGGACTCCAAGAAGAGGACCTCTCATCTAGTTCTAAGACAATAAAAAAGTTTGGCACTTTGTCCGTTGCCATGTTGGCTTTTTAAAAGCAGTCAAACGGTGACCAAGTGACCATATTTGAACTGTGGAAGAGCGACTTAGAGGCGCAGTACACGTTTCtggtggagacctgtcaattAAAAGGTAGCCCCGACCTAAAGCAAACCtgctttatgttttgttctattCTAAATTCAccataaataactaaatgaacGTGCTGTATTGGAGAAGACTACAGATTGAAACCATAaattcatgtttacaatgtttactgagggaattcctcagacttctatgggaccaggaggagtcgccccctgctggtcagcttTCAGAGATAAAGCATTGACAAGCTGTCAATCAAGTGAGCACACACTACAGAAAACATgcttattaatattatattcagAACCCTTTAAATGGTACACACAGACCctttacatatataatatatagccCATAATGTATTATGacaaatataattatatatatatatatatatatatatatatatatatatatatatatatatatatatatatatatatatatatatatatatatatatatatatatatatatatatatatatatatatatatataagtattgATTATAGCAGATGTATCAATATCATAGGTTGATAGTGAAAATCCCTTAATGCATTATGACAAAGATAATTGAATTATTTCACcattatttatttgcataacCGTCACTTTACAAGAGTTTCACATTATCTGCACATTCTTTATGTACCTGAGATATTTGGCCGAATAAAACACTTCATGTGACTCTTTTCTTTATGTATACTGTATATGGGCATTGCACAATTTTGGCAACTGCACTTACAAATGTGCAATcagaaacactttaaaaaagcaAACCAAACGGGGGATGAGAGACAGGATGTGAAAGTCTGAGCGGAGCCGTCAGAGCGAGTGTTAGAAACCACACAAACCCGCTCAGggtgtcacaacacacacagtactCACGTTGCATGTAGTGCACAGAAATACTTTGAAATAACCAGAGGGCGAGCGGAGAGTTTGCTCTCACGCTGACAGGAAACGGATCAAATAAGAGCTCGTCAGTGAGGCTATTTGTGTTAGCGGCAATACAAAATATTATACTACATACAAGGAGCACCATTATGGAAAGTCCACTCCCggctgagggaggagagcgcTGGATGCTGCTACACGAGAGCTCCCCAAAACACAAGAGAATGCCAATAAATAAACCGCACGTCGCTTAAAATCCTGTGTGTAAGTGCACTTTCACAGTTTTCACCAATCAAATAACTCGTtaagaaacacaacacaaaagaaaatacaattcaaGTGCCGGTTTGAACTCTTTGGGAAAGCTAATGTTGCGTTGTGGTCTGACCGGTGCAGCGTGGTGAGGCACAGCGCTgtttccccctcttttttttatgatactccctttttttttttttaatttcatttgtaaaaacgTAGTTGGAAAAGCTTCCTCCCTCGCGGATCAAAGCATCCCGAAGCCTTTGGCGTAGGTGATGGCCTTCAGGAGTCTCTCCCTCAGTTTGTCCTTGGAGGAGTATTCGGGGAGCAGCAGCGCGTTGAAGCAGGTGTGAGACGTCGGCAGCCTGAAAGGGACGCCGACAAGGAGGTTACGAACGAGACCGACCAGATCACAGTGGAAACTACTGAGAGATTAAACGTGGAGGTAAAACGCTTGAGATTTTctgctttcctttgttttaaacCGACCGACCCTCTGAGCAGTTTGGGGGCGGCGCTGTGTGATTTTTACCACGACTGCTTTACCTGATGTTACCTGCGGCCTCCCATCACAGTCCTAGTGTCTCAGTACCTGTCCGTGTCGGAGCCGTTCTTGGCGATGATCATTTTCAACTTGCCGAGCCCTCCGACGGGCGCTCTGTCCGTGCCGGTGGTGAACTGCAGAAACaacctcttctgctcctccccgAACGAGTGGATCGTTTCCCAGAAGTCTCTTTGGGCGAGAAAGTGAAAGCAGGTTGAAGGAGACgagtgtgtgctgctgctgctggttaatACGAAGACCGAAAAGAGACTCACTTGACGATCTGACTGTCTTTGCTGTAACCTCCGTCGTATTCCGTCGTCTTTTCAAGAGCTTCGAAGTCGAGTTTCTGCCAGAGAGATTTTGTCTGTTAAGTCATAAATTAAACATCCGCGGTAGAGAAGTTCTTTTAAATGAAACGGTTTCCTCACCCTGCTGCCGCAGATCAGCATCTCGACTTCCTCCGGTCTGAACAAATACTTGAGAGGAGACTCTTTGGTGACCATCAGGAAGCCTTTCCTAAAGGCCTTGAATTGTCTCTCAACGCTCTTGTTCAGGACGTAGTCAGCATACGTGTCCACAAACTCCTGACATTCAAAGAGGCCAAAAGCAAAAACACcgtttaaatgtaataaaaaatgttCCTAAATCAatgttatattacattatataaaGCTAGGTAACCTAACAACAAATTATAGAATGTCATATAACATGAGAATATTAAACCAAGCAATTATTTGGTGATAAAAACAAGCCCAGCTTTGATGAAATCTACCGACATGTCACATGAACCCGATCACATGACCCTCACCTGCCGGTTGTCCGCGGTGACGGGGATCTGGTCGCCCTCCTCCTTCAGGTCGTGCAGCATCGGGTTGCCAAACAGGTCTGTGTGGGAAATCTGGTAGGTGAGCATCATGTCTTCCTCCACGTTGCCGCCATattccagcagcttcttcagGCTCTGGAAGAGACTCTGCAGGAAGAGAAGCGACGTGAGGAAACCCGTCGCCGTGGTTTCTGGTCAGGAGCTGGCTCGCGGGTTCTCTAGGCGCGCTCATGTCTGTTCAATAGTTTGACCTTAGATGACCTCCGAAGCTCAGCAACAcgttatttatcatttattcaaatgctggtttaaaaaacaacaaccaataTAACTACGGATCCAAGATGCCCACGAAcactttaaaaagctttttgaagagagagtgaatcagattgaagagcgtttgtcggaggaaatgcgtaaatatgacccgtcattggcggactataaggactcCGCAAACGTCAGAGTAAATAAACAACCAACGacaaccacacacaaagacggcattctctaggtcgtcttcgacaaagaCGTCAAAAAACGCTACTCCCCCtagtgttctggcggtgaattgctctgcaacacgcgcagcccttttagaaccatgaactGAAACGAGTCCATCGGCACAAAAAGGCGAAAAGCCGGAGACGCAGTTGCAGAAGCGCCTTAACTCTTTCTTCCACGGAGTACTCGTGCTTTCTGGACTAACAGAGTgcaatggtggttctatctggactcTGTTCTTgcctcctgccgtggccctgctgctgcaatcatcatcatcatcattattataataaatatgaaTCCCTATTACTGTCATCCTAAACCAACATTACCTGCTTAGCTTCTTTGCTGAAGTCTCTATGCTTTCTtatggttctgtctgatggcggttctatctgatggcggtcaTGTGTGATGGCGGTcctgtctgatggcggttctgtctgatggtggttctgtctgatggtggtcctgtctgatggcggttctatctgatggcggttctgtatgatggcggttctatctgatggcggtccTGTCTGATGGCGGTCCTGTCTGATGGCGGTCCTGTCTGATGGCGGTCATGTGTGATGGCGGTcctgtctgatggcggttctatctgacggcggttctgtctgatggtggtcctgtctgatggtggtcctgtctgatggcggttctatctgatggcggttctgtgTGATGGCGGTCATgtgtgatggcggttctgtctgatggcggttctgtctgatggcggTCATGTGTGATGGCGGTcctgtctgatggcggttctatctgacggcggttctgtctgatggtggtcctgtctgatggcggttctatctgatggcggttctgtgTGATGGCGGTCATGTGTGATGGCAGTTCTGTCTGATGGCGGTCCTGTCCGATGGCGGTCCTGTCTGATGGAAGTTCTgtgtgatggcggttctgtgtgatggcggttctgtcTGGTGGCGGTTCTGTCTGGTGGCGGTCATgtgtgatggcggttctgtctgatggcggttctgtctgatggcggTCATGTGTGATGGCGGTcctgtctgatggcggttctatctgacagcggttctgtctgatggcggTCATGTGTGATGGCGGTcctgtctgatggcggttctatctgacagcggttctgtctgatggcggtcctgtctgatggcggttctatctgatggcggttctgtgTGATGGCGGTCATgtgtgatggcggttctgtctgatggcggTCCTGTCCGATGGCGGTCCTGTCTGATGGAAGTTCTgtgtgatggcggttctgtGTGATGGCGGTTATGTCTGATGGCGGTTATGTCTGATGGCGGTTATGTGTGATGGCGGTcctgtctgatggcggttctatctgatggcggtccTGTCTGATGGCGGTCCTGTCTGATGGCGGTCCTGTCTGATGGCGGTTATGTGTGATGGCGGTcctgtctgatggcggttctgtctgatggcggtcctgtctgatggcggtcctgtctgatggcggtcctgtctgatggcggttatgtgtgatggcggttctatctgatggcggttctatctgatggcggtcctgtctgatggcggttatgtgtgatggcggttctatctgatggcggtcctgtctgatggcggttctgtctgatggcggttctgtctgatggcggttctgtcgtacacctgcttactactctTATTATtggaatgtattgtacatcgtttaaattgttcattctgtacacatgacatcattgtagtctgtccatcaggagacggatcctcctctgatgttCCCCTCAAGTTCCCTCCCctttctaaccctaaccctaacccttcccATGGAAGAGTTTTCCTGTGCCgttgtgagggtttcgggacagaggatgtcccatgtgtacagactgtaaagccctctgaggcaaatttggaaTTTGCGATTTGgggttatacaaaataaaattaagtgAATTCATTCAGCAACACAAACGTGTCTTTTGTGTTGCTGAATGTACGTCAACTGTGGAGAAAGTTACTGTACTGGATGGCAGTCTGGCAGGTCCAGGTAGGTGCCCTTCTTTCCCATGAGTTTCCTGTAGACCACCATGGGGAAATGAACGTCCAGGATGCAGTTGTTGTAGATGGCGAGTCCCAGGACGAGTCCGACCAGAGTGTACTGGGCCTCGTTCTCCAGAGAGGACGAGTTGAACCAGAAGAGTTTGGTGTCGTCGTCGTAGCTGAACATTCCTGTTTAAGTCAAACAAAAaggtatcaatcttctcatcgATCTATCGGCACTGAAGCAAGTCTCTCCGCTGGTGCGATACAAGAAAGAAGGCAAACGTAAACTCTTGTTTTACCAATGTCGGGATTGAAGATTTCCTCCAGGACCAACTGAAAGAACTCCTTCGACACCCCTCCCTCGTCTACACCTTGCTCCCCCTCAAACTCCACGAACAGCTGCTTCTTCAGGTCGGAGGGGTTCTCCATGGAGATCATCTCCAGCTGCAACGCGAGAGCGTTGAAGTTGTGAACAAACACGGCGGGGGCGGAGCCTAAACATCTTACAACATTCACACccaaaagtccccccccccctcacttttCACGCGTCAGGTTCGACCGGCGGATCGTTTTGGAGACATTGGCAAAtttcaaaagacattttctccGTATCAAGCCAGCCACACGTTGCCTGGTGGATCACAGCGGTTTGGAAACAGAGAGAACTGAATCAAAGGAAACAACTACTTCTACTAAAAAGTCTGAATTCATGCTTTGTCAGGTTTGTGACGATGTAGTTTGGGTTGACTTTTGCCGGGTTGTGCGAACATTGGAGAATCATCTACCCTCAAAATACCGCTTACAGAGTCGTGAATACTGCAGCGATGTTAACACTCAAGGAGAATCTCAACACTTCGGCTACGTGACTCACTCTGACGAGGGCGTCGTCGATGATGTGGTCCCGGCGGACCTTGAGCTTGAGGTAGGGGTTGGGCTGCTGGCCCTGGACCATGCTGTAGAGGGCCGTGAGGCGGCGCTCGCTGTACATCCGGATCCGGTTGTCGTAGTACAGCCCCTGGTTCTTGGTGATGACGCTGAGGATGAAGGGGCAGCTCTGGAAGGAAAACTTGGTTTCGGCGTTGACCTTGAAGAAGGTGAAGTCCTTGTCCATCTCCACCACTTCGTTCAGCGACTCGTTGACAAAGTCCTCGTAGGGGATGAGGGGCCTGATGCTGTCCACGGGTCGGACCCCCAGCTCGCTCTCCAGCGGGTCGGCCGGCGGACCTTTCTTGTACAGCCGCTCTTCTCCCAGCAGCTCGTGGAGGGAGAGCTCGTCCGACtcgccgtcttcctcctcctcgtcttcgttGTGCTCCACGTCCACGTCGCCCCCCAGGATGCTCGCGTAGAAGGCGACCTTCAGGCACTGCGTGGCGGCCACCACGGCGGCGTCGTCGTTCACCAGGTTCTCGCCGTCGTAGTCGTTGCTGACGACCGTGAAGGTGATGAGCTGCTGGAAGGTCTCCGTCATTCGGCGGATGTGCGCCAGTCCGTACCGGGACCAGAGCCTCGACAGCCTGGCGAGCGCCGCCACCGGGAGTTTGCTCATGGCCTTGCAGAACTGCGGCAGAGCCGTTTCCAGGTACTCGGGGCTGTGGAGGTTACTGTTCTCCAACACGATGATGAAGATGTTCAGGTAGTCGGGGCTCGTCTCGTACACGTCGAGGTACTCCAGGTCGAGCTCCATATTCGGGGTGAGGTAAACGAGCGCGTTCACGAGAGCGGACTCCACCTGGTCGAGGCTCAGGAGTCGGTCGTAGACCCTCCTCAGGGCGGCAATGTCCACCGTCACCTCGCAAGGGTCCAGCATTTCCTCCAGACCCTCGTCCGGCGCGGCGGAGGACGCCCCCGTTGTCTCCGAACTTTGCTTCTCCTGCTGGTCCACGTCTGTTGGTTCAGAGGAGTCAGGGTTTTCCGTAGCGGTGGGTTCATCCTTCCTGAAGCTCTTCGTCAAGGCCTCAGAACTGGAGAAAATCCTGCCGACGACGCGGATGAGCGCGGAGTAATCACCTTGCTCCTCGCAGAAACTCAGGATGGCGCAGACTGTGTTCTCCGTGAGGTAATGAACATCTGGAACAAAAATGGGGAAGAAGAAACGAAAACACAGTCAACGCAGTGAACGGATTCAGGGGCAGCATCCGTGGTAGTCTGGATTTACCCGAGAAATCCTCCGTGGTCGTACTGGCGTCCGTCTCGCTCATCTTGTCGTCCGGATCGTCTTCGTTGGAGGGTTGGGGATTGCAGAGTTTGGCGTTAATCTTAAACAGCTCGAGCGCTTTGGCCGCCGCCAAATTTTTATCCAAGGGTCGAAAGTGACGACACGATGCGCAAAACTCATTCGTGCAGTCGCCATTTCCACAGCCGTCAGTTAACTGCTGAAAGTAGCGCTCGATTAGATGCTTTGCAGCCGCTCTGTTCCTGCAGAGCGAGACATTCAAACAGGAAGCAATAGCGGTGATTCAAACGGATCTCCAGCAAAAAATCCCTTTCACACgtttttccatttgaaaaagCTACGACATGATGAGAAAGAAATAAAGTACATCAAAGGGTGCATAATATTCGTTCAACTAACCGCAGGTTAATTAGTTCAGCTGCTAGTGCAACTAGCTTAGTGCGGTTAGATGACTTACATTCGGCTGGATTCAGGAAAACTCCTGCAGACCCAATGGACAGTCCTCTGGAAGACAGACGATCAAACATTTCACCATGAATATATACAGCCTTTAATAACAGGAGGAGGACGCTTTTTAATCCGCAATAAGGTCAAATATTTAGACCAATTTATATCCCAATTTTCATGACCAGCATGTTTCTGGTGGCTCCACACCTTAAcgataatatattaataaaagTGAATAAtccgttttttaaaatgtatattattaatAACTCCAAATTAGAAATGTTCATACGAAAACAGATACACTTGATAATTAGCAACCTGGGCTAATTCTCCTTAAATGTTATATAATAGAATTCACTAGAACATCTACGATATTGTTACATTGTAATATACAACATCACATATTATGTGACGTTGGTAACCAATATTATGTTTTGAAATACTCATAAGACGTGAGGACGTAAGTTATAACTTAACTCCGTCCTTTACTCCAAATAGACcgtaaattacaaaaaaaaatatgtgcAGCATTGAAAGAGA
This Gasterosteus aculeatus chromosome 8, fGasAcu3.hap1.1, whole genome shotgun sequence DNA region includes the following protein-coding sequences:
- the ube3a gene encoding ubiquitin-protein ligase E3A produces the protein MNRAAAKHLIERYFQQLTDGCGNGDCTNEFCASCRHFRPLDKNLAAAKALELFKINAKLCNPQPSNEDDPDDKMSETDASTTTEDFSDVHYLTENTVCAILSFCEEQGDYSALIRVVGRIFSSSEALTKSFRKDEPTATENPDSSEPTDVDQQEKQSSETTGASSAAPDEGLEEMLDPCEVTVDIAALRRVYDRLLSLDQVESALVNALVYLTPNMELDLEYLDVYETSPDYLNIFIIVLENSNLHSPEYLETALPQFCKAMSKLPVAALARLSRLWSRYGLAHIRRMTETFQQLITFTVVSNDYDGENLVNDDAAVVAATQCLKVAFYASILGGDVDVEHNEDEEEEDGESDELSLHELLGEERLYKKGPPADPLESELGVRPVDSIRPLIPYEDFVNESLNEVVEMDKDFTFFKVNAETKFSFQSCPFILSVITKNQGLYYDNRIRMYSERRLTALYSMVQGQQPNPYLKLKVRRDHIIDDALVRLEMISMENPSDLKKQLFVEFEGEQGVDEGGVSKEFFQLVLEEIFNPDIGMFSYDDDTKLFWFNSSSLENEAQYTLVGLVLGLAIYNNCILDVHFPMVVYRKLMGKKGTYLDLPDCHPSLFQSLKKLLEYGGNVEEDMMLTYQISHTDLFGNPMLHDLKEEGDQIPVTADNRQEFVDTYADYVLNKSVERQFKAFRKGFLMVTKESPLKYLFRPEEVEMLICGSRKLDFEALEKTTEYDGGYSKDSQIVKDFWETIHSFGEEQKRLFLQFTTGTDRAPVGGLGKLKMIIAKNGSDTDRLPTSHTCFNALLLPEYSSKDKLRERLLKAITYAKGFGML